Proteins encoded by one window of Branchiostoma floridae strain S238N-H82 chromosome 6, Bfl_VNyyK, whole genome shotgun sequence:
- the LOC118417077 gene encoding anoctamin-10-like isoform X5, producing the protein MFRRQKAQDEGEKEPLLDEGEAESLADFRPLVVLEFSSKTTPVTREWMKSKIEASKRQGGADLNAKLVVARDGEERVLLVSAPQERLLQGAEQMGLKKKYKDGSVRAFTFAERQNVEDYTESLEGMLTMSQSQYIIKVELDNIRALEAENHIPGCSHPKARLYKGKSILSRMVSCHLLEKMYPVHNPEQLKRLQHDWYHLNKPKQLIGGQPIETIRGYFGESVAMYFSFLGHYTKALLVPTVIGVLYYLFNESGRNDFVIFAVFNMIWATVFLETWKRTSSAHAYNWGTLGRKVFEEPRAGFHGKLGVNPITGRSEPVYPSWKRLLRIYCVSFPIVILCMLVAVVVMMIYFWAENIAKAKHKEENTMLTQGLVLVPSIIYSVVIILMNQAYRTLAQYLTKNENHREQSAYENYLIVKLVLFDFVNCFLCLFYIAFVMQDMNYLRQSLAILLIVQQLVGQLQETLLPYLLMRKRIKKGEKSGLDHVSKPLHEIPRSKQAEVESLMDRYEGTFDDYLELFWQFGYVFLFSAVYPMAAFWALANNIMEIRTDAFKMCRIFQRPFMEPAANIGAWQTVFEVMGFIAVMTNMALIGMSPEIQPLLEGYTTIQKVLIFVAAEHLIIFIKVVLAFAIPDMPEWVETQMGRIEYQSTQALKKQPDSAVETEV; encoded by the exons ATGTTTCGCAGACAGAAGGCACAGGATGAGGGGGAGAAGGAACCACTGTTGGATGAGGGGGAGGCAGAGTCCCTGGCAGACTTCAGACCACTTGTTGTGCTGGAGTTCTCCAGTAAGACCACACCTGTCACAAGGGAATGGATGAAGTCAAAGATTGAAGCTTCCAAGAGGCAGGGAGGAGCAGATCTTAATGCAAAG CTGGTTGTTGCTCGAGATGGTGAGGAGCGGGTGCTGCTGGTGTCTGCACCACAGGAGAGACTCCTGCAGGGTGCTGAACAGATGGGGCTGAAGAAGAAGTACAAGGACGGGTCCGTCAGGGCCTTCACTTTTGCAGAGAGACAAAATGTTGAAGACTACACAG AGTCACTGGAGGGCATGTTAACCATGTCACAGAGCCAGTACATTATCAAGGTAGAGCTTGATAACATCCGTGCACTGGAGGCAGAGAACCACATCCCAGGCTGTAGTCACCCCAAGGCAAGGCTTTACAAGGGGAAGTCAATAT TGAGTAGAATGGTATCATGTCATCTCCTGGAGAAAATGTATCCAGTACACAACCCTGAGCAGCTCAAGAGACTGCAACACGATTGGTACCACCTGAATAAACCTAAACAGCTCATTGGGGGCCAGCCTATTG aAACTATAAGAGGTTACTTTGGGGAGAGTGTGGCTATGTACTTCTCCTTCTTGGGCCACTACACCAAAGCGCTTCTGGTACCAACCGTGATCGGAGTCTTGTACTACCTTTTCAACGAGAGCGGCCGCAATGATTTTGTCATCTTTGCCGTCTTCAACATGATATGGGCCACAGTTTTCCTTGAGACATGGAAACGCACCAGCAGCGCACATGCCTACAACTGGGGAACTCTTGGAAGGAAGGTCTTTGAGGAACCGCGGGCAGGTTTTCATGGAAAGCTGGGTGTGAACCCAATAACAGGAAGGTCGGAGCCGGTGTATCCCTCGTGGAAAAGGCTTCTTCGAATCTACTGCGTGTCCTTCCCAATTGTGATCTTGTGCATGCTTGTTGCTGTGGTAGTGATGATGATTTACTTCTGGGCAGAGAATATCGCCAAGGCAAAACACAAAGAGGAGAACACCATGCTGACGCAAGGCTTGGTCCTTGTCCCCAGTATCATCTACAGTGTTGTCATCATCTTAATGAACCAGGCATACAGGACACTGGCTCAGTACTTAACAAAAAATG AAAACCATAGAGAACAGTCAGCATATGAGAACTACCTGATTGTGAAACTTGTCTTG TTTGACTTTGTGAACTGCTTCCTGTGCCTGTTCTACATCGCCTTTGTCATGCAGGATATGAACTACCTCAGGCAG AGCCTGGCCATCCTGCTGATTGTACAGCAGCTGGTGGGACAGCTACAGGAGACTCTGCTGCCCTACCTGCTGATGAGGAAGAGGATCAAGAAGGGGGAAAAGTCCGGGCTGGACCATGTATCCAAACCCCTCCACGAGATCCCAAGGTCCAAGCAAGCTGAAGTGGAAAGTCTTATGGACAGATATGAG GGCACTTTTGATGACTATCTGGAGCTGTTTTGGCAGTTTGGGTACGTGTTCTTGTTCTCAGCTGTGTACCCCATGGCAGCATTCTGGGCCCTAGCCAACAACATCATGGAGATCCGCACTGATGCCTTCAAGATGTGTCGCATCTTCCAGCGCCCCTTCATGGAGCCTGCTGCAAACATCGGTGCATGGCAG ACTGTGTTTGAAGTGATGGGGTTCATTGCTGTAATGACCAATATGGCACTGATTGGCATGTCACCTGAGATACAGCCACTCCTGGAGGGCTACACAACAATACAGAAGGTCCTCATATTCGTGGCTGCAGAA cATCTCATTATCTTCATCAAGGTTGTGCTGGCCTTCGCAATCCCAGACATGCCCGAGTGGGTAGAGACACAGATGGGCCGAATAGAGTACCAGTCTACACAGGCACTGAAGAAGCAG CCTGACTCTGCCGTAGAGACGGAGGTGTGA
- the LOC118417077 gene encoding anoctamin-10-like isoform X1 yields the protein MFRRQKAQDEGEKEPLLDEGEAESLADFRPLVVLEFSSKTTPVTREWMKSKIEASKRQGGADLNAKLVVARDGEERVLLVSAPQERLLQGAEQMGLKKKYKDGSVRAFTFAERQNVEDYTESLEGMLTMSQSQYIIKVELDNIRALEAENHIPGCSHPKARLYKGKSILSRMVSCHLLEKMYPVHNPEQLKRLQHDWYHLNKPKQLIGGQPIETIRGYFGESVAMYFSFLGHYTKALLVPTVIGVLYYLFNESGRNDFVIFAVFNMIWATVFLETWKRTSSAHAYNWGTLGRKVFEEPRAGFHGKLGVNPITGRSEPVYPSWKRLLRIYCVSFPIVILCMLVAVVVMMIYFWAENIAKAKHKEENTMLTQGLVLVPSIIYSVVIILMNQAYRTLAQYLTKNENHREQSAYENYLIVKLVLFDFVNCFLCLFYIAFVMQDMNYLRQSLAILLIVQQLVGQLQETLLPYLLMRKRIKKGEKSGLDHVSKPLHEIPRSKQAEVESLMDRYEGTFDDYLELFWQFGYVFLFSAVYPMAAFWALANNIMEIRTDAFKMCRIFQRPFMEPAANIGAWQTVFEVMGFIAVMTNMALIGMSPEIQPLLEGYTTIQKVLIFVAAEHLIIFIKVVLAFAIPDMPEWVETQMGRIEYQSTQALKKQNISKQRSWWETFDGICCHGCCLHGYLFWENTRPCKNQSTTTDILDMGAQSTSQTVEKEQDLCLQSGSDVLQKELAGQDNKKGVLGFVSNCLLWIGRGCQKVTWWLFGVNYPVFIWLVVSRLLRRN from the exons ATGTTTCGCAGACAGAAGGCACAGGATGAGGGGGAGAAGGAACCACTGTTGGATGAGGGGGAGGCAGAGTCCCTGGCAGACTTCAGACCACTTGTTGTGCTGGAGTTCTCCAGTAAGACCACACCTGTCACAAGGGAATGGATGAAGTCAAAGATTGAAGCTTCCAAGAGGCAGGGAGGAGCAGATCTTAATGCAAAG CTGGTTGTTGCTCGAGATGGTGAGGAGCGGGTGCTGCTGGTGTCTGCACCACAGGAGAGACTCCTGCAGGGTGCTGAACAGATGGGGCTGAAGAAGAAGTACAAGGACGGGTCCGTCAGGGCCTTCACTTTTGCAGAGAGACAAAATGTTGAAGACTACACAG AGTCACTGGAGGGCATGTTAACCATGTCACAGAGCCAGTACATTATCAAGGTAGAGCTTGATAACATCCGTGCACTGGAGGCAGAGAACCACATCCCAGGCTGTAGTCACCCCAAGGCAAGGCTTTACAAGGGGAAGTCAATAT TGAGTAGAATGGTATCATGTCATCTCCTGGAGAAAATGTATCCAGTACACAACCCTGAGCAGCTCAAGAGACTGCAACACGATTGGTACCACCTGAATAAACCTAAACAGCTCATTGGGGGCCAGCCTATTG aAACTATAAGAGGTTACTTTGGGGAGAGTGTGGCTATGTACTTCTCCTTCTTGGGCCACTACACCAAAGCGCTTCTGGTACCAACCGTGATCGGAGTCTTGTACTACCTTTTCAACGAGAGCGGCCGCAATGATTTTGTCATCTTTGCCGTCTTCAACATGATATGGGCCACAGTTTTCCTTGAGACATGGAAACGCACCAGCAGCGCACATGCCTACAACTGGGGAACTCTTGGAAGGAAGGTCTTTGAGGAACCGCGGGCAGGTTTTCATGGAAAGCTGGGTGTGAACCCAATAACAGGAAGGTCGGAGCCGGTGTATCCCTCGTGGAAAAGGCTTCTTCGAATCTACTGCGTGTCCTTCCCAATTGTGATCTTGTGCATGCTTGTTGCTGTGGTAGTGATGATGATTTACTTCTGGGCAGAGAATATCGCCAAGGCAAAACACAAAGAGGAGAACACCATGCTGACGCAAGGCTTGGTCCTTGTCCCCAGTATCATCTACAGTGTTGTCATCATCTTAATGAACCAGGCATACAGGACACTGGCTCAGTACTTAACAAAAAATG AAAACCATAGAGAACAGTCAGCATATGAGAACTACCTGATTGTGAAACTTGTCTTG TTTGACTTTGTGAACTGCTTCCTGTGCCTGTTCTACATCGCCTTTGTCATGCAGGATATGAACTACCTCAGGCAG AGCCTGGCCATCCTGCTGATTGTACAGCAGCTGGTGGGACAGCTACAGGAGACTCTGCTGCCCTACCTGCTGATGAGGAAGAGGATCAAGAAGGGGGAAAAGTCCGGGCTGGACCATGTATCCAAACCCCTCCACGAGATCCCAAGGTCCAAGCAAGCTGAAGTGGAAAGTCTTATGGACAGATATGAG GGCACTTTTGATGACTATCTGGAGCTGTTTTGGCAGTTTGGGTACGTGTTCTTGTTCTCAGCTGTGTACCCCATGGCAGCATTCTGGGCCCTAGCCAACAACATCATGGAGATCCGCACTGATGCCTTCAAGATGTGTCGCATCTTCCAGCGCCCCTTCATGGAGCCTGCTGCAAACATCGGTGCATGGCAG ACTGTGTTTGAAGTGATGGGGTTCATTGCTGTAATGACCAATATGGCACTGATTGGCATGTCACCTGAGATACAGCCACTCCTGGAGGGCTACACAACAATACAGAAGGTCCTCATATTCGTGGCTGCAGAA cATCTCATTATCTTCATCAAGGTTGTGCTGGCCTTCGCAATCCCAGACATGCCCGAGTGGGTAGAGACACAGATGGGCCGAATAGAGTACCAGTCTACACAGGCACTGAAGAAGCAG AATATCAGCAAACAACGTAGTTGGTGGGAAACATTTGATGgcatctgttgccatggctgCTGTCTCCATGGTTACCTGTTCTGGGAAAACACCAGACCCTGCAAGAACCAAAGCACAACCACAGACATATTGGACATGGGAGCTCAAAGCACTAGTCAAACTGTGGAGAAAGAACAAGACTTATGTTTGCAAAGTGGTTCAGACGTGTTGCAAAAAGAGCTTGCTGGACAAGATAACAAAAAGGGTGTTTTGGGGTTTGTTAGCAACTGTTTACTGTGGATTGGTAGGGGATGTCAGAAGGTGACGTGGTGGCTGTTCGGAGTGAACTACCCTGTTTTTATTTGGTTAGTGGTGTCCAGGTTGCTGAGAAGGAATTGA
- the LOC118417077 gene encoding anoctamin-10-like isoform X2, whose protein sequence is MFRRQKAQDEGEKEPLLDEGEAESLADFRPLVVLEFSSKTTPVTREWMKSKIEASKRQGGADLNAKLVVARDGEERVLLVSAPQERLLQGAEQMGLKKKYKDGSVRAFTFAERQNVEDYTESLEGMLTMSQSQYIIKVELDNIRALEAENHIPGCSHPKARLYKGKSILSRMVSCHLLEKMYPVHNPEQLKRLQHDWYHLNKPKQLIGGQPIETIRGYFGESVAMYFSFLGHYTKALLVPTVIGVLYYLFNESGRNDFVIFAVFNMIWATVFLETWKRTSSAHAYNWGTLGRKVFEEPRAGFHGKLGVNPITGRSEPVYPSWKRLLRIYCVSFPIVILCMLVAVVVMMIYFWAENIAKAKHKEENTMLTQGLVLVPSIIYSVVIILMNQAYRTLAQYLTKNENHREQSAYENYLIVKLVLFDFVNCFLCLFYIAFVMQDMNYLRQSLAILLIVQQLVGQLQETLLPYLLMRKRIKKGEKSGLDHVSKPLHEIPRSKQAEVESLMDRYEGTFDDYLELFWQFGYVFLFSAVYPMAAFWALANNIMEIRTDAFKMCRIFQRPFMEPAANIGAWQTVFEVMGFIAVMTNMALIGMSPEIQPLLEGYTTIQKVLIFVAAEHLIIFIKVVLAFAIPDMPEWVETQMGRIEYQSTQALKKQDHHCSSPLPFPSLSLPLSSSLLLGKWLFIPAAGLVTSVFD, encoded by the exons ATGTTTCGCAGACAGAAGGCACAGGATGAGGGGGAGAAGGAACCACTGTTGGATGAGGGGGAGGCAGAGTCCCTGGCAGACTTCAGACCACTTGTTGTGCTGGAGTTCTCCAGTAAGACCACACCTGTCACAAGGGAATGGATGAAGTCAAAGATTGAAGCTTCCAAGAGGCAGGGAGGAGCAGATCTTAATGCAAAG CTGGTTGTTGCTCGAGATGGTGAGGAGCGGGTGCTGCTGGTGTCTGCACCACAGGAGAGACTCCTGCAGGGTGCTGAACAGATGGGGCTGAAGAAGAAGTACAAGGACGGGTCCGTCAGGGCCTTCACTTTTGCAGAGAGACAAAATGTTGAAGACTACACAG AGTCACTGGAGGGCATGTTAACCATGTCACAGAGCCAGTACATTATCAAGGTAGAGCTTGATAACATCCGTGCACTGGAGGCAGAGAACCACATCCCAGGCTGTAGTCACCCCAAGGCAAGGCTTTACAAGGGGAAGTCAATAT TGAGTAGAATGGTATCATGTCATCTCCTGGAGAAAATGTATCCAGTACACAACCCTGAGCAGCTCAAGAGACTGCAACACGATTGGTACCACCTGAATAAACCTAAACAGCTCATTGGGGGCCAGCCTATTG aAACTATAAGAGGTTACTTTGGGGAGAGTGTGGCTATGTACTTCTCCTTCTTGGGCCACTACACCAAAGCGCTTCTGGTACCAACCGTGATCGGAGTCTTGTACTACCTTTTCAACGAGAGCGGCCGCAATGATTTTGTCATCTTTGCCGTCTTCAACATGATATGGGCCACAGTTTTCCTTGAGACATGGAAACGCACCAGCAGCGCACATGCCTACAACTGGGGAACTCTTGGAAGGAAGGTCTTTGAGGAACCGCGGGCAGGTTTTCATGGAAAGCTGGGTGTGAACCCAATAACAGGAAGGTCGGAGCCGGTGTATCCCTCGTGGAAAAGGCTTCTTCGAATCTACTGCGTGTCCTTCCCAATTGTGATCTTGTGCATGCTTGTTGCTGTGGTAGTGATGATGATTTACTTCTGGGCAGAGAATATCGCCAAGGCAAAACACAAAGAGGAGAACACCATGCTGACGCAAGGCTTGGTCCTTGTCCCCAGTATCATCTACAGTGTTGTCATCATCTTAATGAACCAGGCATACAGGACACTGGCTCAGTACTTAACAAAAAATG AAAACCATAGAGAACAGTCAGCATATGAGAACTACCTGATTGTGAAACTTGTCTTG TTTGACTTTGTGAACTGCTTCCTGTGCCTGTTCTACATCGCCTTTGTCATGCAGGATATGAACTACCTCAGGCAG AGCCTGGCCATCCTGCTGATTGTACAGCAGCTGGTGGGACAGCTACAGGAGACTCTGCTGCCCTACCTGCTGATGAGGAAGAGGATCAAGAAGGGGGAAAAGTCCGGGCTGGACCATGTATCCAAACCCCTCCACGAGATCCCAAGGTCCAAGCAAGCTGAAGTGGAAAGTCTTATGGACAGATATGAG GGCACTTTTGATGACTATCTGGAGCTGTTTTGGCAGTTTGGGTACGTGTTCTTGTTCTCAGCTGTGTACCCCATGGCAGCATTCTGGGCCCTAGCCAACAACATCATGGAGATCCGCACTGATGCCTTCAAGATGTGTCGCATCTTCCAGCGCCCCTTCATGGAGCCTGCTGCAAACATCGGTGCATGGCAG ACTGTGTTTGAAGTGATGGGGTTCATTGCTGTAATGACCAATATGGCACTGATTGGCATGTCACCTGAGATACAGCCACTCCTGGAGGGCTACACAACAATACAGAAGGTCCTCATATTCGTGGCTGCAGAA cATCTCATTATCTTCATCAAGGTTGTGCTGGCCTTCGCAATCCCAGACATGCCCGAGTGGGTAGAGACACAGATGGGCCGAATAGAGTACCAGTCTACACAGGCACTGAAGAAGCAG
- the LOC118417077 gene encoding anoctamin-10-like isoform X3 — protein sequence MFRRQKAQDEGEKEPLLDEGEAESLADFRPLVVLEFSSKTTPVTREWMKSKIEASKRQGGADLNAKLVVARDGEERVLLVSAPQERLLQGAEQMGLKKKYKDGSVRAFTFAERQNVEDYTESLEGMLTMSQSQYIIKVELDNIRALEAENHIPGCSHPKARLYKGKSILSRMVSCHLLEKMYPVHNPEQLKRLQHDWYHLNKPKQLIGGQPIETIRGYFGESVAMYFSFLGHYTKALLVPTVIGVLYYLFNESGRNDFVIFAVFNMIWATVFLETWKRTSSAHAYNWGTLGRKVFEEPRAGFHGKLGVNPITGRSEPVYPSWKRLLRIYCVSFPIVILCMLVAVVVMMIYFWAENIAKAKHKEENTMLTQGLVLVPSIIYSVVIILMNQAYRTLAQYLTKNENHREQSAYENYLIVKLVLFDFVNCFLCLFYIAFVMQDMNYLRQSLAILLIVQQLVGQLQETLLPYLLMRKRIKKGEKSGLDHVSKPLHEIPRSKQAEVESLMDRYEGTFDDYLELFWQFGYVFLFSAVYPMAAFWALANNIMEIRTDAFKMCRIFQRPFMEPAANIGAWQTVFEVMGFIAVMTNMALIGMSPEIQPLLEGYTTIQKVLIFVAAEHLIIFIKVVLAFAIPDMPEWVETQMGRIEYQSTQALKKQDHHCSSPLPFPSLSLPLSSSLLLGPAPPHQVDDHKRPLS from the exons ATGTTTCGCAGACAGAAGGCACAGGATGAGGGGGAGAAGGAACCACTGTTGGATGAGGGGGAGGCAGAGTCCCTGGCAGACTTCAGACCACTTGTTGTGCTGGAGTTCTCCAGTAAGACCACACCTGTCACAAGGGAATGGATGAAGTCAAAGATTGAAGCTTCCAAGAGGCAGGGAGGAGCAGATCTTAATGCAAAG CTGGTTGTTGCTCGAGATGGTGAGGAGCGGGTGCTGCTGGTGTCTGCACCACAGGAGAGACTCCTGCAGGGTGCTGAACAGATGGGGCTGAAGAAGAAGTACAAGGACGGGTCCGTCAGGGCCTTCACTTTTGCAGAGAGACAAAATGTTGAAGACTACACAG AGTCACTGGAGGGCATGTTAACCATGTCACAGAGCCAGTACATTATCAAGGTAGAGCTTGATAACATCCGTGCACTGGAGGCAGAGAACCACATCCCAGGCTGTAGTCACCCCAAGGCAAGGCTTTACAAGGGGAAGTCAATAT TGAGTAGAATGGTATCATGTCATCTCCTGGAGAAAATGTATCCAGTACACAACCCTGAGCAGCTCAAGAGACTGCAACACGATTGGTACCACCTGAATAAACCTAAACAGCTCATTGGGGGCCAGCCTATTG aAACTATAAGAGGTTACTTTGGGGAGAGTGTGGCTATGTACTTCTCCTTCTTGGGCCACTACACCAAAGCGCTTCTGGTACCAACCGTGATCGGAGTCTTGTACTACCTTTTCAACGAGAGCGGCCGCAATGATTTTGTCATCTTTGCCGTCTTCAACATGATATGGGCCACAGTTTTCCTTGAGACATGGAAACGCACCAGCAGCGCACATGCCTACAACTGGGGAACTCTTGGAAGGAAGGTCTTTGAGGAACCGCGGGCAGGTTTTCATGGAAAGCTGGGTGTGAACCCAATAACAGGAAGGTCGGAGCCGGTGTATCCCTCGTGGAAAAGGCTTCTTCGAATCTACTGCGTGTCCTTCCCAATTGTGATCTTGTGCATGCTTGTTGCTGTGGTAGTGATGATGATTTACTTCTGGGCAGAGAATATCGCCAAGGCAAAACACAAAGAGGAGAACACCATGCTGACGCAAGGCTTGGTCCTTGTCCCCAGTATCATCTACAGTGTTGTCATCATCTTAATGAACCAGGCATACAGGACACTGGCTCAGTACTTAACAAAAAATG AAAACCATAGAGAACAGTCAGCATATGAGAACTACCTGATTGTGAAACTTGTCTTG TTTGACTTTGTGAACTGCTTCCTGTGCCTGTTCTACATCGCCTTTGTCATGCAGGATATGAACTACCTCAGGCAG AGCCTGGCCATCCTGCTGATTGTACAGCAGCTGGTGGGACAGCTACAGGAGACTCTGCTGCCCTACCTGCTGATGAGGAAGAGGATCAAGAAGGGGGAAAAGTCCGGGCTGGACCATGTATCCAAACCCCTCCACGAGATCCCAAGGTCCAAGCAAGCTGAAGTGGAAAGTCTTATGGACAGATATGAG GGCACTTTTGATGACTATCTGGAGCTGTTTTGGCAGTTTGGGTACGTGTTCTTGTTCTCAGCTGTGTACCCCATGGCAGCATTCTGGGCCCTAGCCAACAACATCATGGAGATCCGCACTGATGCCTTCAAGATGTGTCGCATCTTCCAGCGCCCCTTCATGGAGCCTGCTGCAAACATCGGTGCATGGCAG ACTGTGTTTGAAGTGATGGGGTTCATTGCTGTAATGACCAATATGGCACTGATTGGCATGTCACCTGAGATACAGCCACTCCTGGAGGGCTACACAACAATACAGAAGGTCCTCATATTCGTGGCTGCAGAA cATCTCATTATCTTCATCAAGGTTGTGCTGGCCTTCGCAATCCCAGACATGCCCGAGTGGGTAGAGACACAGATGGGCCGAATAGAGTACCAGTCTACACAGGCACTGAAGAAGCAG
- the LOC118417077 gene encoding anoctamin-10-like isoform X4 has translation MFRRQKAQDEGEKEPLLDEGEAESLADFRPLVVLEFSSKTTPVTREWMKSKIEASKRQGGADLNAKLVVARDGEERVLLVSAPQERLLQGAEQMGLKKKYKDGSVRAFTFAERQNVEDYTESLEGMLTMSQSQYIIKVELDNIRALEAENHIPGCSHPKARLYKGKSILSRMVSCHLLEKMYPVHNPEQLKRLQHDWYHLNKPKQLIGGQPIETIRGYFGESVAMYFSFLGHYTKALLVPTVIGVLYYLFNESGRNDFVIFAVFNMIWATVFLETWKRTSSAHAYNWGTLGRKVFEEPRAGFHGKLGVNPITGRSEPVYPSWKRLLRIYCVSFPIVILCMLVAVVVMMIYFWAENIAKAKHKEENTMLTQGLVLVPSIIYSVVIILMNQAYRTLAQYLTKNENHREQSAYENYLIVKLVLFDFVNCFLCLFYIAFVMQDMNYLRQSLAILLIVQQLVGQLQETLLPYLLMRKRIKKGEKSGLDHVSKPLHEIPRSKQAEVESLMDRYEGTFDDYLELFWQFGYVFLFSAVYPMAAFWALANNIMEIRTDAFKMCRIFQRPFMEPAANIGAWQTVFEVMGFIAVMTNMALIGMSPEIQPLLEGYTTIQKVLIFVAAEHLIIFIKVVLAFAIPDMPEWVETQMGRIEYQSTQALKKQAQLHRTRWMITSAPSLDYENYNHS, from the exons ATGTTTCGCAGACAGAAGGCACAGGATGAGGGGGAGAAGGAACCACTGTTGGATGAGGGGGAGGCAGAGTCCCTGGCAGACTTCAGACCACTTGTTGTGCTGGAGTTCTCCAGTAAGACCACACCTGTCACAAGGGAATGGATGAAGTCAAAGATTGAAGCTTCCAAGAGGCAGGGAGGAGCAGATCTTAATGCAAAG CTGGTTGTTGCTCGAGATGGTGAGGAGCGGGTGCTGCTGGTGTCTGCACCACAGGAGAGACTCCTGCAGGGTGCTGAACAGATGGGGCTGAAGAAGAAGTACAAGGACGGGTCCGTCAGGGCCTTCACTTTTGCAGAGAGACAAAATGTTGAAGACTACACAG AGTCACTGGAGGGCATGTTAACCATGTCACAGAGCCAGTACATTATCAAGGTAGAGCTTGATAACATCCGTGCACTGGAGGCAGAGAACCACATCCCAGGCTGTAGTCACCCCAAGGCAAGGCTTTACAAGGGGAAGTCAATAT TGAGTAGAATGGTATCATGTCATCTCCTGGAGAAAATGTATCCAGTACACAACCCTGAGCAGCTCAAGAGACTGCAACACGATTGGTACCACCTGAATAAACCTAAACAGCTCATTGGGGGCCAGCCTATTG aAACTATAAGAGGTTACTTTGGGGAGAGTGTGGCTATGTACTTCTCCTTCTTGGGCCACTACACCAAAGCGCTTCTGGTACCAACCGTGATCGGAGTCTTGTACTACCTTTTCAACGAGAGCGGCCGCAATGATTTTGTCATCTTTGCCGTCTTCAACATGATATGGGCCACAGTTTTCCTTGAGACATGGAAACGCACCAGCAGCGCACATGCCTACAACTGGGGAACTCTTGGAAGGAAGGTCTTTGAGGAACCGCGGGCAGGTTTTCATGGAAAGCTGGGTGTGAACCCAATAACAGGAAGGTCGGAGCCGGTGTATCCCTCGTGGAAAAGGCTTCTTCGAATCTACTGCGTGTCCTTCCCAATTGTGATCTTGTGCATGCTTGTTGCTGTGGTAGTGATGATGATTTACTTCTGGGCAGAGAATATCGCCAAGGCAAAACACAAAGAGGAGAACACCATGCTGACGCAAGGCTTGGTCCTTGTCCCCAGTATCATCTACAGTGTTGTCATCATCTTAATGAACCAGGCATACAGGACACTGGCTCAGTACTTAACAAAAAATG AAAACCATAGAGAACAGTCAGCATATGAGAACTACCTGATTGTGAAACTTGTCTTG TTTGACTTTGTGAACTGCTTCCTGTGCCTGTTCTACATCGCCTTTGTCATGCAGGATATGAACTACCTCAGGCAG AGCCTGGCCATCCTGCTGATTGTACAGCAGCTGGTGGGACAGCTACAGGAGACTCTGCTGCCCTACCTGCTGATGAGGAAGAGGATCAAGAAGGGGGAAAAGTCCGGGCTGGACCATGTATCCAAACCCCTCCACGAGATCCCAAGGTCCAAGCAAGCTGAAGTGGAAAGTCTTATGGACAGATATGAG GGCACTTTTGATGACTATCTGGAGCTGTTTTGGCAGTTTGGGTACGTGTTCTTGTTCTCAGCTGTGTACCCCATGGCAGCATTCTGGGCCCTAGCCAACAACATCATGGAGATCCGCACTGATGCCTTCAAGATGTGTCGCATCTTCCAGCGCCCCTTCATGGAGCCTGCTGCAAACATCGGTGCATGGCAG ACTGTGTTTGAAGTGATGGGGTTCATTGCTGTAATGACCAATATGGCACTGATTGGCATGTCACCTGAGATACAGCCACTCCTGGAGGGCTACACAACAATACAGAAGGTCCTCATATTCGTGGCTGCAGAA cATCTCATTATCTTCATCAAGGTTGTGCTGGCCTTCGCAATCCCAGACATGCCCGAGTGGGTAGAGACACAGATGGGCCGAATAGAGTACCAGTCTACACAGGCACTGAAGAAGCAG